The following proteins come from a genomic window of Kitasatospora sp. NBC_01246:
- a CDS encoding DUF445 domain-containing protein, whose translation MSDDAFSGTGPGVRFTAADEEKRRGVRRMKTIATGLLAFATLVFALATWAKAAGAGAWAGYLAAAAEAGMVGALADWFAVTALFRRPFGLPIPHTAIIPTKKDAFGKSLGDFVGDNFLSGQVVRGRLAALGIARRLGEWLAAPGSAERVTKEASAALRGVLAVLRDDDVQAVVGEAVTRRAAATSVAEPMGRMLGRVVADGGHHGVVDLIAVRVHDWLTENHEEVVQRVTQKTPGWTPRFLDHQVGERVYKELMRFVTDIRDDPHHAARGAVDNFLADFATELQSDRETIARVERAKADLLVRPEVQELIASTWAAVRALVLTAAEDEDSELRRRIRDGVRDFGARLATEPKLQAKVDGWLQDAAQYLVDTYRAEITSLISETVAGWDADDASRKIEANVGRDLQFIRINGTVVGALAGLLIHTVAVALGG comes from the coding sequence GTGAGTGACGATGCCTTCAGCGGGACCGGGCCCGGGGTCCGGTTCACCGCGGCCGACGAGGAGAAGAGACGCGGCGTCCGCCGGATGAAGACCATCGCGACCGGCCTGCTGGCCTTCGCGACCCTGGTCTTCGCCCTGGCCACCTGGGCGAAGGCGGCCGGTGCCGGCGCCTGGGCGGGCTACCTGGCCGCCGCCGCCGAGGCGGGCATGGTCGGCGCGCTCGCCGACTGGTTCGCGGTGACCGCGCTCTTCCGCCGTCCGTTCGGCCTGCCGATCCCGCACACCGCGATCATCCCGACCAAGAAGGACGCCTTCGGCAAGTCGCTCGGCGACTTCGTCGGCGACAACTTCCTCTCCGGCCAGGTGGTGCGCGGCCGGCTAGCTGCGCTCGGCATCGCCCGCCGGCTGGGGGAGTGGCTGGCCGCGCCCGGCAGCGCCGAGCGGGTCACCAAGGAGGCGTCGGCCGCGCTGCGCGGCGTCCTCGCGGTGCTGCGCGACGACGACGTCCAGGCGGTCGTCGGCGAGGCGGTGACCAGGCGGGCCGCCGCCACCTCGGTCGCCGAGCCGATGGGCCGGATGCTCGGCAGGGTGGTCGCCGACGGCGGCCACCACGGCGTGGTCGACCTGATCGCCGTCCGGGTGCACGACTGGCTGACCGAGAACCACGAGGAGGTGGTCCAGCGGGTCACCCAGAAGACCCCGGGCTGGACGCCGAGGTTCCTCGACCACCAGGTCGGCGAGCGGGTCTACAAGGAGCTGATGCGGTTCGTCACCGACATCCGGGACGACCCGCACCACGCCGCGCGCGGCGCCGTCGACAACTTCCTCGCCGACTTCGCCACCGAACTGCAGAGCGACCGGGAGACCATCGCCCGGGTCGAGCGGGCCAAGGCCGACCTGCTGGTCCGCCCCGAGGTGCAGGAGCTCATCGCCTCCACCTGGGCCGCCGTCCGCGCCCTGGTGCTGACCGCGGCGGAGGACGAGGACAGCGAGCTGCGCCGGCGCATCCGTGACGGCGTGCGCGACTTCGGCGCGCGCCTGGCGACCGAGCCGAAGCTCCAGGCCAAGGTGGACGGCTGGCTCCAGGACGCCGCCCAGTACCTCGTCGACACCTACCGTGCGGAGATCACCTCGCTGATCTCCGAGACCGTGGCCGGCTGGGACGCGGACGACGCGTCCCGCAAGATCGAGGCCAACGTCGGCCGTGACCTGCAGTTCATCCGGATCAACGGGACCGTGGTCGGAGCGCTGGCGGGACTGCTCATCCACACCGTGGCGGTTGCCCTCGGGGGCTGA
- a CDS encoding ABC transporter ATP-binding protein yields MALIELDDVRRTFTVRAKAGRLKREKREVRAVDGLSFTVEAGECVGYIGPNGAGKSTTIKMLTGILVPSGGRLRVAGVDPARERVALARRIGVVFGQRTTLWWDLPLRDSYELARRIYRIPEHRYRANLRRCVELLDLGALLDTPVRQLSLGQRMRGDLAAALLHDPQVLYLDEPTIGLDVVSKGRVRDFLREVNRDEGTTVLLTTHDLTDIEQLCGRVMVIDHGRVVYDGGLEGLHAAGDSERTLVVDLAEARPPIEVPGARVVKVDGPRQWLAFPAQQSAAPIVAAVADRYPMVDLSVREPAIEDVIARMYAEVAIG; encoded by the coding sequence ATGGCACTGATCGAACTCGACGACGTCCGCCGGACCTTCACCGTCCGCGCCAAGGCCGGCCGGCTGAAGCGCGAGAAGCGCGAGGTCCGCGCGGTGGACGGGCTGAGCTTCACGGTGGAGGCCGGCGAATGCGTCGGCTACATCGGCCCGAACGGCGCGGGCAAGTCCACCACCATCAAGATGCTCACCGGCATCCTGGTGCCCTCCGGCGGCCGGCTGCGCGTCGCCGGCGTCGACCCGGCCCGGGAGCGCGTCGCGCTGGCCCGCCGGATCGGCGTCGTCTTCGGGCAGCGCACCACGCTCTGGTGGGACCTCCCGCTCCGGGACTCCTACGAGCTGGCCCGCCGGATCTACCGCATCCCCGAGCACCGATATCGGGCCAACCTCCGACGCTGCGTCGAACTGCTCGACCTCGGCGCCCTGCTGGACACCCCGGTGCGCCAGCTCTCGCTCGGCCAGCGGATGCGCGGGGACCTGGCGGCGGCGCTGCTGCACGACCCGCAGGTGCTCTACCTGGACGAGCCCACCATCGGGCTGGACGTGGTGAGCAAGGGCCGGGTGCGCGACTTCCTGCGCGAGGTCAACCGCGACGAGGGCACCACCGTGCTGCTCACCACCCACGACCTCACCGACATCGAGCAGCTCTGCGGCCGGGTCATGGTGATCGACCACGGCCGGGTCGTCTACGACGGCGGCCTGGAGGGGCTGCACGCGGCGGGCGACAGCGAGCGGACCCTGGTCGTCGACCTCGCCGAGGCGCGGCCGCCGATCGAGGTGCCCGGCGCCCGGGTGGTGAAGGTCGACGGGCCGCGGCAGTGGCTGGCCTTCCCGGCCCAGCAGAGCGCCGCCCCGATCGTCGCCGCGGTCGCCGACCGGTACCCGATGGTCGACCTGTCGGTCCGCGAGCCGGCCATCGAGGACGTGATCGCCCGGATGTACGCGGAGGTCGCGATCGGCTGA
- a CDS encoding ABC transporter permease — protein MAEPALARAAAPPAGGDPLPNDPLSTGPLPTERGLLARTRWALRAWWLTAAMWTRATMSYRASFVLMLVANLVITFLDFVVVILMFRHTDRLGGWTLPELGFLYGTSGFALGMANLLVGSVDGLGQRIRAGTLDTMLIRPAPALAQVCAERFSLRRIGRPVQAVGVLGWSLAALDVDWTWDRVLLVPSLLVCGTAIFAAVFVGFATLQFWWGEAKEIQNAFTYGGATVLHYPPTVFAKELVAGTVFGVPLAFVNWLPALRILDRPDPLGLPTAFQYASPIAAVLALVAAGLAWRAGLRAYRGTGS, from the coding sequence GTGGCTGAGCCGGCCCTCGCCCGCGCCGCGGCCCCGCCCGCCGGAGGCGACCCGCTCCCGAACGACCCGCTCTCCACCGGTCCGCTCCCGACCGAGCGGGGCCTGCTCGCCCGGACCCGCTGGGCGCTGCGCGCCTGGTGGCTCACCGCCGCGATGTGGACCAGGGCGACGATGTCCTACCGGGCGTCCTTCGTGCTGATGCTCGTCGCCAACCTGGTGATCACCTTCCTCGACTTCGTCGTGGTGATCCTGATGTTCCGGCACACGGACCGGCTCGGCGGCTGGACGCTGCCCGAGCTCGGCTTCCTCTACGGCACCTCGGGCTTCGCGCTCGGCATGGCCAACCTGCTGGTCGGCAGCGTCGACGGCCTGGGCCAGCGGATCCGGGCGGGCACGCTGGACACCATGCTGATCCGGCCCGCCCCGGCGCTGGCCCAGGTCTGCGCCGAGCGCTTCTCGCTGCGCCGGATCGGCCGGCCGGTGCAGGCGGTCGGGGTGCTGGGCTGGTCGCTGGCCGCCCTGGACGTCGACTGGACCTGGGACCGGGTGCTGCTCGTCCCGTCCCTGCTGGTCTGCGGTACGGCGATCTTCGCCGCGGTGTTCGTGGGCTTCGCCACCCTCCAGTTCTGGTGGGGCGAGGCCAAGGAGATCCAGAACGCCTTCACCTACGGCGGCGCCACCGTGCTGCACTACCCGCCGACCGTCTTCGCCAAGGAGCTGGTGGCGGGCACCGTGTTCGGCGTCCCGCTGGCATTCGTCAACTGGCTGCCCGCGCTGCGGATCCTCGACCGGCCCGACCCGCTCGGCCTGCCGACCGCCTTCCAGTACGCCTCGCCGATCGCCGCCGTCCTCGCACTGGTGGCGGCCGGGCTGGCCTGGCGCGCCGGGCTGCGGGCCTACCGCGGCACCGGCAGCTGA
- a CDS encoding ABC transporter permease produces the protein MALYLAIARGAFRRYATYRAATLAGAFTNTVFGFILAYTFVALWQARPGLGGYDQSAAVTYIWVSQALLVTVAVWGGGFQDDVQDRFRSGDIAIDLYRPVDFQGWWLATDLGRAGYHLLARGTLPMLAGALVFRVRLPEHPLTWLYFLLSVLLAVVVSFGLRFLVSLTGFWLHDSEGVRSVMLVVSMFFSGMLLPLALFPGLLGEIAPVLPWAALIQVPTDVFLERSTGAALLGALGFQLVWGLGLVLLGRGVQLLATRKVVVQGG, from the coding sequence GTGGCGCTCTACCTCGCCATCGCCCGCGGAGCCTTCCGCCGCTACGCCACCTACCGGGCCGCCACCCTGGCCGGGGCCTTCACCAACACCGTCTTCGGCTTCATCCTCGCCTACACCTTCGTCGCCCTCTGGCAGGCCCGGCCCGGCCTCGGCGGCTACGACCAGAGCGCCGCCGTCACCTACATCTGGGTCAGCCAGGCGCTGCTGGTCACCGTCGCGGTCTGGGGCGGCGGCTTCCAGGACGACGTCCAGGACCGGTTCCGCAGCGGCGACATCGCCATCGACCTCTACCGCCCGGTGGACTTCCAGGGCTGGTGGCTGGCCACCGACCTCGGCCGGGCCGGCTACCACCTGCTCGCCCGCGGCACCCTGCCGATGCTGGCGGGGGCGCTGGTCTTCCGGGTCCGGCTGCCCGAACACCCGCTGACCTGGCTGTACTTCCTGCTGTCGGTGCTGCTCGCGGTGGTGGTCAGCTTCGGGCTGCGCTTCCTCGTCTCGCTCACCGGCTTCTGGCTGCACGACTCGGAGGGGGTGCGCTCGGTGATGCTGGTGGTGTCGATGTTCTTCTCCGGGATGCTGCTGCCGCTGGCCCTCTTCCCCGGCCTGCTCGGCGAGATCGCGCCGGTGCTGCCGTGGGCCGCGCTGATCCAGGTGCCGACCGACGTCTTCCTGGAGCGCTCGACCGGGGCCGCGCTGCTCGGTGCGCTCGGCTTCCAACTCGTCTGGGGCCTCGGGCTGGTCCTCCTCGGCCGGGGCGTCCAGCTGCTCGCTACCCGCAAGGTGGTGGTCCAGGGTGGCTGA
- a CDS encoding transglycosylase domain-containing protein, with amino-acid sequence MTLRADHSTRRSARRAARREARRAKPLWRRLLPTWRVTLGALTATLLLAVGSFAVLYLIVPVPDANAHAVAQNNIYLYADGTTEIARTGAVNRTDVTIDQIPLDTRHAVVSAEDRTFYRNGGIDLKGMVRAGWNTLTGRGTQGGSTITQQYVKNYYLTQDQTIERKGRELFIALKVDQQRSKDQILTGYLNSSYFGRGAYGIQSAAHAYYGTDVSRLTLPQGAYLAALLQAPSAYDVKTATPANREKAVARWNYTLDGMVQLGFLSPADRAATTFPDPIDPQPATGLKGQSGYLVGVADDYLVSAGIIDAATLKSGGWRITTTFDKPRQDAFVQAVQQELTAELDPVARPATDTDVRVAGASVEPATGRVVAVYGGPDYAKQPYNDVLRQDNQIGSTFKAFDLAAGLTSGRSSGDGRPITTETRYDGTSERPVTGGPTPYAPPNEDGIDYGSITLRYAMVKSVNSVYAQEGVDAGLAHVRDTAVRLGIPDNVPGMDPANTSMTLGTATPSALNLAGAYAGLANHGQTYAPWSVGKLERVNSGGAIDVPKMPEHVPTSALDRGAADAVTDVLRDVVSTRGTGAAALDLGRPAAGKTGTTDSNLSAWFAGFTPELATTVGLFRENPKTHAKEPLSGTAGYERINGGAFPTRIWTAYMADALDGTDVQRFDLQTGRGTTQTGGPTGSGSPSPSPSPSATATATTAPTHTPTPSAPAPPSPSSRPTETAPAPSPEAPAPTGTPEQPPAPTNRPTAPPRPTHTPTAPPSTPPPAGDTSTPPTRPATAQPPAPADGHPAGQAP; translated from the coding sequence ATGACCTTGAGGGCAGACCACAGCACCCGGCGCAGCGCCAGACGGGCCGCCCGCCGCGAAGCCCGCCGCGCCAAGCCGCTGTGGCGCCGGCTCCTGCCCACCTGGCGGGTCACCCTCGGCGCGCTCACCGCGACCCTGCTGCTCGCCGTCGGCTCCTTCGCCGTGCTCTACCTCATCGTCCCCGTGCCCGACGCCAACGCCCACGCCGTCGCCCAGAACAACATCTACCTCTACGCCGACGGCACCACCGAGATCGCCCGCACCGGCGCCGTGAACCGCACCGACGTCACGATCGACCAGATCCCGCTCGACACCCGGCACGCCGTCGTCTCCGCCGAGGACCGCACCTTCTACCGCAACGGCGGCATCGACCTGAAGGGCATGGTCCGGGCCGGCTGGAACACCCTCACCGGACGCGGCACCCAGGGCGGCTCCACCATCACCCAGCAGTACGTCAAGAACTACTACCTGACGCAGGACCAGACCATCGAGCGCAAGGGCCGCGAACTCTTCATCGCGCTCAAGGTCGACCAGCAGCGCAGCAAGGACCAGATCCTCACCGGGTACCTCAACAGCAGCTACTTCGGCCGGGGCGCCTATGGCATCCAGAGCGCCGCCCACGCCTACTACGGCACCGACGTCTCCCGCCTCACCCTCCCCCAGGGCGCCTACCTCGCCGCGCTGCTCCAGGCCCCCAGCGCCTACGACGTCAAGACCGCCACCCCCGCCAACCGCGAGAAGGCCGTCGCCCGCTGGAACTACACCCTCGACGGCATGGTCCAACTCGGCTTCCTCAGCCCGGCCGACCGCGCCGCCACCACCTTCCCCGACCCGATCGACCCCCAGCCCGCCACCGGGCTCAAGGGCCAGTCCGGCTACCTGGTCGGCGTCGCCGACGACTACCTCGTCTCCGCCGGCATCATCGACGCCGCCACCCTCAAGTCCGGCGGCTGGCGCATCACCACCACCTTCGACAAGCCCCGCCAGGACGCCTTCGTCCAGGCCGTCCAGCAGGAACTCACCGCCGAACTCGACCCCGTGGCCCGGCCCGCCACCGACACCGACGTCCGGGTCGCCGGCGCCTCCGTCGAACCCGCCACCGGCCGGGTCGTCGCCGTCTACGGCGGCCCCGACTACGCCAAGCAGCCCTACAACGACGTCCTGCGCCAGGACAACCAGATCGGCTCCACCTTCAAGGCCTTCGACCTCGCCGCCGGCCTCACCTCCGGCCGCAGCAGCGGCGACGGCCGCCCGATCACCACCGAGACCCGCTACGACGGCACCAGCGAACGCCCCGTCACCGGCGGCCCCACCCCGTACGCCCCGCCCAACGAGGACGGCATCGACTACGGCAGCATCACCCTGCGCTACGCCATGGTGAAGTCCGTCAACTCGGTGTACGCCCAGGAGGGCGTCGACGCCGGACTCGCCCACGTCCGCGACACGGCCGTCCGGCTCGGCATCCCCGACAACGTCCCCGGCATGGACCCGGCCAACACCTCGATGACGCTCGGCACCGCCACCCCCAGCGCCCTCAACCTGGCCGGCGCCTACGCCGGCCTCGCCAACCACGGCCAGACGTACGCCCCCTGGTCGGTCGGCAAACTCGAACGCGTCAACTCCGGCGGCGCCATCGACGTCCCCAAGATGCCTGAACACGTCCCCACCAGCGCCCTCGACCGGGGCGCCGCCGACGCCGTCACCGACGTCCTGCGCGACGTCGTCAGCACCCGCGGCACCGGCGCCGCCGCCCTCGACCTCGGCCGCCCCGCTGCCGGCAAGACCGGCACCACCGACTCCAACCTCTCCGCCTGGTTCGCCGGCTTCACCCCCGAACTCGCCACCACCGTCGGCCTGTTCCGGGAGAACCCGAAGACCCACGCCAAGGAGCCGCTGTCCGGCACCGCCGGCTACGAACGGATCAACGGCGGAGCCTTCCCCACCCGGATCTGGACGGCCTACATGGCCGACGCCCTCGACGGCACCGACGTCCAGCGCTTCGACCTCCAGACCGGCCGCGGCACCACCCAGACCGGCGGGCCGACCGGCAGCGGCTCGCCCTCCCCGTCGCCGTCGCCCAGCGCCACGGCCACCGCCACCACCGCGCCGACGCACACCCCGACGCCGTCCGCCCCCGCCCCGCCCAGCCCCAGCAGCCGGCCCACCGAGACGGCGCCGGCGCCCAGCCCCGAGGCCCCCGCCCCGACCGGCACCCCGGAACAGCCGCCCGCGCCCACCAACCGACCCACCGCGCCGCCGCGGCCGACGCACACCCCGACCGCGCCCCCGAGCACCCCGCCCCCGGCCGGCGACACCAGCACCCCGCCGACCCGCCCGGCCACCGCCCAGCCCCCCGCACCGGCCGACGGACACCCCGCCGGACAGGCCCCGTAG
- a CDS encoding winged helix DNA-binding domain-containing protein, which translates to MSSGVPSGGVPSIGDDQRRARVGRRHLLARAERAARVEEVADAVVGLHATDAATVYLSACARLAEPSAAEVERALYEDVSLVKLLSMRRTLFAVTEEFAPYVSSAAARAIAVKERATLVKHLREFAEGWDEPRLAATERAVLAALAVRGEATTSELAEDVTALRETMLMAQGKPYEARQSVGSRLLRLLASDGHVRRSRPRGSWLSSSYPWAPVPQWPDVPVREAKAEVVRRWLAAYGPGTVEDVKWWTGWTLGDTRRALGDVGAVEVVLAGAVAGLVLPGDDGPVAEPEPWAALLPALDPTVMGWRGRDWYLRPEDVPALFDRAGNAGPTLWWCGRVVGGWAQRPDGELVWRFLADAGAEARAAVEVEAARLAGWLGQVRVTPRFRTPLERELVS; encoded by the coding sequence ATGAGCAGCGGTGTGCCTTCGGGCGGAGTGCCTTCGATCGGTGACGACCAGCGCCGGGCCCGGGTCGGGCGGCGGCACCTGCTGGCGCGGGCCGAGCGGGCGGCGCGGGTGGAGGAGGTGGCGGACGCGGTCGTCGGGCTGCACGCCACGGACGCGGCGACGGTCTACCTGTCGGCCTGTGCTCGGCTGGCGGAGCCCTCGGCGGCGGAGGTCGAGCGGGCGCTGTACGAGGACGTCTCGCTGGTGAAGCTGCTGTCGATGCGGCGCACCCTCTTCGCGGTGACGGAGGAGTTCGCCCCGTACGTCAGCTCCGCGGCGGCGCGGGCGATCGCGGTCAAGGAGCGGGCCACGCTGGTGAAGCACCTGCGGGAGTTCGCCGAGGGGTGGGACGAGCCGCGGCTGGCCGCGACGGAGCGGGCCGTGCTGGCGGCGCTGGCCGTGCGGGGCGAGGCGACGACGTCCGAACTCGCCGAGGACGTAACGGCGTTGCGCGAGACGATGCTGATGGCGCAGGGCAAGCCGTACGAGGCCCGGCAGAGCGTGGGCAGCCGGCTGCTGCGGCTGCTGGCCTCGGACGGGCACGTGCGGCGCTCCCGGCCGCGAGGTTCGTGGCTGAGCAGCAGCTATCCGTGGGCGCCGGTGCCGCAGTGGCCGGACGTGCCGGTGCGGGAGGCGAAGGCCGAGGTGGTCCGGCGCTGGCTGGCGGCGTACGGTCCGGGGACGGTCGAGGACGTGAAGTGGTGGACGGGCTGGACGCTGGGGGACACCCGCAGGGCGCTGGGGGACGTCGGCGCGGTGGAGGTGGTGCTGGCCGGCGCGGTGGCGGGCCTGGTGCTGCCGGGGGACGACGGGCCGGTGGCGGAGCCGGAGCCGTGGGCGGCGCTGCTGCCGGCGCTGGATCCGACGGTGATGGGCTGGCGCGGGCGGGACTGGTACCTGCGGCCTGAGGACGTGCCGGCGCTGTTCGACCGGGCGGGCAACGCCGGGCCGACGCTCTGGTGGTGCGGCCGGGTGGTCGGCGGCTGGGCGCAGCGCCCCGACGGTGAGCTGGTGTGGCGGTTCCTGGCGGATGCCGGGGCCGAGGCGCGGGCGGCGGTCGAGGTGGAGGCGGCGCGGTTGGCGGGCTGGTTGGGCCAGGTGCGGGTGACGCCGCGGTTCCGGACGCCGCTGGAGCGGGAGCTGGTGTCCTGA
- a CDS encoding GroES family chaperonin, with amino-acid sequence MLHDRVLVKTEGSEGERRSTGGILIPATAELSKRCTWAEAVAVGQSVRSVEPGDRVLYDPEDKLEVEVRGATYVLLRERDLHAVAAMRFGDAEGSTGLYL; translated from the coding sequence ATGCTGCACGACCGCGTCCTGGTGAAGACCGAGGGCAGCGAGGGCGAGCGCCGCTCGACCGGCGGCATCCTCATCCCGGCCACCGCGGAGCTCAGCAAGCGGTGCACCTGGGCCGAGGCCGTCGCGGTGGGCCAGAGCGTCCGCTCGGTGGAGCCCGGTGACCGCGTGCTGTACGACCCGGAGGACAAGCTGGAGGTCGAGGTCCGCGGCGCCACCTACGTGCTGCTGCGCGAGCGGGACCTGCACGCGGTGGCCGCGATGCGCTTCGGCGACGCGGAGGGCTCGACCGGGCTGTACCTCTGA
- a CDS encoding DUF3618 domain-containing protein, translating into MGEASTKDKSARTTAQIEADITRTRTQLAATLDELAMRVHPSTITAQVKAKAVASVEEKAGRVYVAASGLVEQARAQFVDEKGQPRKERIVPAALVGVGLVLLVASARKRRKG; encoded by the coding sequence GTGGGCGAGGCGAGCACGAAGGACAAGTCGGCGCGGACGACGGCTCAGATCGAGGCGGACATCACCCGCACCCGCACCCAGCTGGCCGCGACCCTGGACGAGCTCGCCATGCGCGTCCACCCGAGCACCATCACGGCCCAGGTCAAGGCGAAGGCCGTGGCCTCCGTGGAGGAGAAGGCCGGCCGGGTGTACGTGGCGGCCAGCGGGCTGGTCGAGCAGGCCAGGGCGCAGTTCGTGGACGAGAAGGGGCAGCCGCGCAAGGAGCGGATCGTGCCCGCCGCGCTGGTCGGCGTGGGCCTGGTGCTGCTGGTCGCCTCGGCCCGCAAGCGCCGCAAGGGCTGA